The window GAATACGAACTTTTTCCATATCGCCACAGCCAGAGGGCGCCCATTATCACTGCCATGAGCGCCTCCGACACTGGCTTCGTCGGTATGGTCGGTGTCGTACGTGACATGATGCCGCCAACTGCATCCATAGCGGCTTTGGCGTCCGACCCGACCTTGACCCCCACGCCTACGCCGATCATCGGCGCTCCGGAAGTGGACGGAGACAACTGCAAACTTATGGGTCCCTTTGCGCTGTTCGTACAGGCCGTCATGGGCATCCTCGTCATAGGCTCTCTCGTTTACAAACGACAGAGAGAAAAGCCGAAACGCAAATGGAAAATCTGGGCGCTCGACGTTTCTAAGCAGATGCTCGGCCAACTCTTTGTTCACATCCTCAATATCGTCCTTTCGGACTTTGTTGCCAGCGGAGGAGGTGAAAACCCTTGCTCGCTCTACTTTCTCAACATCCTCGTCGATACCACTTTGGGCGTATTCTTCATCTACATCGCCTTGAAGTACGTCACGTATTTCCTCACCGAACGACTCGGCTTGGAGGGCTTCATATCCGGTCAATACACTCCACCGCTACCTAGCATTGTTCCTGCATCATCCACCGGTCCCAGCACATCGGCGCAGTCCGGTTCTTCGCGCAGGGCATTCCGCAGAGGCAGACCCAGGATCGAGTACTGGTTGAAGCAGCTGGCTTCGTACCTTTTTGTGCTCTTCCTCATGAAGATGGCGGTGCTTGTTGTCTTTGGCTTCTTTCCATTCCTCTTTGACGTGGGCTCATGGATCTTGGGCTTCTTTGGTAGCAACAAGGACTTCCAAGTGCTGTTCTCGATGGCCTTATTCCCGCTCGCTATGAACGTATTGCAGTTCTGGCTCATCGATTCCCTCCTCCGCCACAATCCTTACACATCGGCTTACTCCAAGATCAATCCGGACGACCAAGAATTTCTCAACAGCTCTGATAGTATCTCTCACGAGTCTCGCCAACCTGCCGAGGATGTCGGCGGTCGCACACATTCAATAGGGGAAGATAGCGACGACGAAACAAACGACCTAGATAAACAGCACATTCAACCGTACGCTTCTGGCCCAGGCCGATCCAGACGAAGGCCTTCCCCACAGAGGTCTGTCACCTCGGATCAGCCTTACGACTATCCTCCACCGACAGATTTGTACGGCTCAGTGCACAAGTCGCCTCCTCTGAGGCCCTCTAGACCTACGGACGACATGCGACGCCAAGCTAGCCTGACGCTTTCGGATGCTGGCTCGGATACAGAATCGGGTAGTCAGAGCATACACCAGACTCTGTTTAATAGCAAAGCCTCTCTACAACCGTCTGAGACGCACCATCTCAAACAGGTCAGCAgagacggcagcagcagcagcagctgacgTGTCGTTCGAACTCAGCACCTTTTTCCTTTGCATTCATTGTTGGTTGCGCATAatttcattcgtgattgtcttCACTTGCAACAacccaatcgtgaaggcTTTGATCTTGATGAGGCACCCGAcattcgtaattcacgattcaagctCAACGGTAGAGCACGACTCACACGACTCGCATGCGTACGCTTCATACACGGGAAAAAGAAAGTGTCACCATTGCAAAAAGACCACAAAGGAAAGGGAGGAAGCGAGCCAACTATCATAGCGTTACACACAGGCACGACTACACGGATTGATCACATGTATGGGGCCGGAAGGGGAGCAGGAGATGGTCCCGGCGGAGGAGGGACGGGCGACATATCAACCGTCACCTCGACCTCTCGCTTGTATGGGATAGACTGGGACTGGGCCTTGGAAGGCATTTGAGGCGATACTGTCTCTACGATTGGGTTTGCTTTGACGTATGCAGGCACCGAGCTGATAGAAGAGAAAGTGCCTTTTCGCCCATGTTGCCCACCGCCGCTTGCATCCGCACATCCGATATCCGCCACCGTAGTACCCGTCCCTGGCCTCTTGACATACGACAACGTCCTCGAAGGCGTACTGAAAgtgccgttgctgctcgaagtGGCTGCATGATGCTTGTTGATGTATCCACCGCTGTCGGAAGAATATTGCGAGTACGACAGCTGTGAGCAAGTCGGGCTGTACACCGCCTCCTGCTCGCCGATCAACATTTGCAACCCGACCACGATCTGGATCGCGATCGAAGTAATGTGTACGGGCGGCAAGCTGGATGTCCAACCCAATAGCATGACCAACTCGATCACGTTACACGTCTCAACACCCGCCATGTAATGGACGTTGTTGCTGAACAGCACCTTGGCGATTTTGGTCAGCCCACTTGGCCCACTCGAAgtcttgcgcagcttgatACAGCAAgccatcaagatcgagcttTCAAAGATGGTGTTGTAAAGCAAAAACCAGAACGTCGAGCTTTGCCAAAAATGCAACTGCAGTGCGGCGTTGCGTTGGGACGCATCGGCATGCACCTGGGCAGCAGGAGCACACGTCCCCGCTGGAGTCAAAGCATCCGCCTTATCCACTCGATAGTTGGTCCACATGGCCACCGCAAATTGACCCATCAACCCAACACTCAGCGACCAAGATGCCACTTGACTCGTTCGAAAGATGATCCTCGCTCTCCAACCTATCACACAAAAAACAAGCGTCGAACACATGAAGTAAAATGTCGAGCTGGTCCACGCCCACGATCGACAGTCGAAATCCGTCCTGGCAGCAAACGTCTCGGTGACTAAGATGTCAAAGATCACCGCGAAAATCGTGAGGTACTTGATCAGGATGAAAAAAATTTCGGCCATGTTGGGGTGTTTGCGTTGAAAGAGTCGATGAAGCATTCGGAGTTCGGCCGGATACGTACGGATAACTTCGGAAACGAGCAACGCCTGCGCGATCATGATGGGCAAATTCCAGGTGGTGGTTTCTTGCGAGAACTTCATCAGCGAAATCACTTGCGAAGCGTGCGGGGGCTGACCACCGAAGATGGCCGGGATGTACTCTTCACCATCGTGACGCTCCATCTTGACCAACTTGCTACGATGGACGCGACCGCTGATCTACGTGTAGGGGAGACTTGTCTCTCGATCAGTATTTCAGAGCGATATAGGAAACGTTTGGGGAACGGAGTTGATAGAAAGCTCGACCAGCGAAGCAGAGACTTTGGGTTTTGCGATGGGATGCTAGTGACGGCAAGAAAGTTatagagagagagaaaatGCGGAGGGACGGTAATATCGCtcagccaagcagctttCAAAGCCAATCCTGGTGGGCTGGTCGGGTCAGCaggagaagaaaaagggTGGGCATCTCCTTTCGATTCGGAGTCGCAAACATACTTATAGCAAAGCACAACCCCCACGATCAACCGTAAGTCAGCGCTTCGTCTGGGCTATGCCACAGCACGTCGCCAGTGTACTTTTGGAAGCGACGATGAAGTGGTCGAAGAGAGGCAGTATAGATCAAAGAGAAGCGCAGAACAACAGTGGGAACCTGGTAGCACGAAACAGCCCAAGGGACAACACTTCATCTGCCCCTTTTCACCTCTACAACCCGGCGAGAGAGCCTAACATCTGCCAGAATGCAACCATGAAcacgcaatcacgaatcgtgaattcagGCTTTTTTCTGTTCCCTGTGTGATGTCGGGTGGCGTCCTTATTGTCTCCCTCGCAGGTGTTCTGGAGGTCGGGACAAATTTCATCTCGCTCAGAAATCGGGGTTCGAACCGCTTCAGAAAGATGAGAAAGGGTTTCTGCGAAAGCCATTGTTGAAGGAAAGGTACACTTCTACCTCGAAAGGGTTGTGGCGGAACACAACACTCTTTCGCGGAACAGAAGGTTGTAGCATGGTTGCACGATGCCGCGCCGTCGCAAGAAACTTGTTGCCACGTCGACGGAGTGTTTTCAGGAACGCTGTTGATCAGATATTTGGCACACACCTTCAGCACAATGAGCAACGGCGTCTAGTCTGAAACCAGTCGTTCACTTCAGACGTCCAATATCTTGAGAGGCATATCGTGCTGTCATCGGACTTAATGACAGTAGCTGCTCCCGTGCAATCGCTACAGATCGCCAAATGAAGTACGTTACGCCAGAATCGGTTTGTTCGGCTCACATGAAATAATCAATTCATCCACCACTCCTCCCTGCTGCGTATACACAGCCTCTTGGGAAATCCATGTTTTAAGCCGACATAATTACGACTTAGGTCGATGCACATCTGGTATCTCATGTCTCCTCGCAGACACCTGGTTTGAGCAATCGACACACTCTGGCATGACCTTGCCACAGTGCATCCATCTGGTAAGCCTATCCAAATCATTGCATCTATGATTACAGTGGAGAGTGGGTGAAAAACGTGTAAATCGCAAAACTTGGAAGGTCAAAACATGCTGATGAAGTGTGGTGGAGCAAGAGCCACATTGTTACTAAGATGTTCGTCAACGACCGTGGGAACCACCGTCCATTCTCTTACTCCCCCTGGCGAAACTCAGGCACATCATCTGCGGTGAAAGCCCCGTCTTTACCGCCCTCTCGAGCGACATTCATCTGGTGGCGTGCGATAAGCTGCTTGTGAAACATGCATCGAATCGTATTGTTTCGGCGTTGCGGCGGATGCTGGCCGAGACCGGTCCGCCACCCCGCCAACATATCCTCGACTTAGCTCCCACGAGAGTCTGTTACTATAAAGAGTCACTCGTCTAGCAATTCGCTTCTCCTGGTCAACTCTGCTTTGCGCTTGAAGGACTTCGTTCGAGGACTTGTGCCATCACAATCCCCCCCGCTCGCTTCAAACAACTATCCAATAACCGCCAAACGACCAAACGCAGCAATGCTGTTTCGCTCAGCCTTTGTTCTGCTCATCGTGGCCTTTGCAAGTGCATGCCTGGTGCAACATGTTCAAGCTGTAAGTCTTGCCAACACATAATTTTCCGTGCTTCCTTTTTTCAAGCTTTGTCGAGGATGCTTATCTCTTTGATATCCGTTTGTTTGTTGTAAAGAAGCAGATTCCGGTGCGTCGATCGCTCTCTACCGATGCCTCAAtgagctcggctgctgGCAAGCTCAACCGGAGATGGTGGTTCGGCTTCACAGGTTCGCTCGGCAAGGAACCTGACAACGGCCAAGTACAGATCAAGATCATCCCAGACGCGCTCATCATCAAGAATCCGCCTGCCAACAAAGACGATCTGAACAAGCTAATCGAAAACCTAAAACGCAAGCACCCAAGATTCAAGACGGTGGTCATGCCGACAGATCCTAACGGAGATGTGGTCATCTGGGAATAATTTGCAGCTTATTGAAGCTGTGGCTTAGCTTGTGTGGTACTGCTATGTTTACATTGTCTCGCTTCTGTTGCGCGCTCGGGTTTGAATGCAAGTTTGATTGTGGTATCCAGCCTGCATGTCTGCTGAATTTGATCCACAAACATCTTGGTTGAATCGCTTCTGTCTTTCGAAGGTACGCTTACGTGTGAGAAGCGGTGCGTTGTGAAGAGATACGTCTCCGAGCTTACGCCTGAgtgacgagcacgagcgaaTCGCCAGATGACACTTCATACCAGTCCAAGCTGCGCGACATGtcatccagctcgagcactATCCTCTCTCGGCCTTCGTCACAGCTCCTTTCATCTCGCCCGTGTGGCTCTGGAGCGAGTGCCTGTTCCATAAGCGCCCACACTTGGTCCACCTGACCCACCTTGACGCCCACTGCATTGGccaacttgatcttgagcaGTCTCAGTGGTGTGGATGCCAACACCTGCACGTCCTCCTTTTCTGCAAGCTTGTCTGTCACATGAGGTACCACTGACTCAGGAGACGCGGTACTTGCAATGACCGAGACATTGAGCATTTTGGACCGGAGAGTGTTCTTTTTGTTATTCTCCTTATCGCGCTGCTCGGCATCTCTGTCAGTGGCTGGCCAGGGATCTTCGTCATCAAACAacttggccagctcgaggagTCTTGGAAACCGTTCGAATTTTTCCGCCTCAGATAGATGTACCTTTTCTTCTGAACCTTGGCGTGCTATACCGCCTTCGATGATGTACGCATCTCCCCCTCGGAACCGAGTATAGACGAACAGCTCGGCGTCTTTTCTCTCCTTCAAAGTGATTTCGGTCTTGTCAAGCACTCTGAGCATGGGCAGGCGCGCAATGGCAATCGCTCGGAAATCTCGATATTCGTATTTCGAGAGCAGCTCACCCTGGCTGTCCTCGGTATTCGATAGTTGAGCGTTGTCATCGTCGGGAACGGTTGAGATGTGCAGCGCTTCGAGGGATGTCCCTGGACCAAGCCATTGAGCGATGTTCTCGAGCGAGGACCACGATTCGACCTTATTGCCTCGGAGATAAAGTTGCTTGAGTCCAGCAAGCTTGCACATCGAAGATGAAGCCGCGGGGATAATGCTTATACGGTTTCGATCGAGATTGAGGGTCTCGAGCGAAGCTAGTGGCGAAAGGCTGTAGATAAGGTCTGACCACGACTCTATCGCATTGCCTTCCAAACTGAGAGAGGTGAGGCACGGAAAGACGTTCAACCCGCTCTGATGCTCGACGCGATCCTCCGTTCGAAAGCTCGACTTTGATAGACTGGTGATCTCGTTGCTGCCAATATGCAGCGAGCGAAGATTCCGAAGCGCTGGTGCCAGCCTCAAAACTTCAGACCACTGGATCAGTGTGCCGTCCAAGCGCAAGTCCTGAACATGTCCCAACCTCTCActccagctcgtcggtATCTGCttcggcggcggctgcagGCGGTTGAAATGCAGCaagagcgtcttgagctgAGCGAGTTCCGAAGCGATCAGTGAGACCTCCTCCCAGTCCGGTAGTAACGACCTCGACAGATCGAGCCACCGTATGTTCGGACACGTTGCACGTATCGAGCCGGGCCCGCTGCCCTGCGCCTCATCGAATGCGGTTGCCACATTGTACTGCTCATCTTGACTTGTCTCGGCATCCATGTCGGGTAGCGAGGAATGCTGCCACCCACTGAGCCCCACTTCCCTGAGTCGATCTAGTCGCGCCGTCTTGAGAGCAATTCGGTCAAGATTGGGGGTTTCGATTTCGATATCAGCGATGTTCTTGCGCGAGTACTGGTGTGGTGTCACTGACTGTACTGTCAAAGCGGACCGATCTGTGGGAGCACTGTACTTGTTGCGCAATGCAGAGAGAAAGCAGCATCCACTCGAAAGCTTGGAAGCGGTTGGACGGATGAACGAGCCGCTGCCGGGAACACGGACGTTGAAGTAGCGAGTTCCGTCGTCGCTAGTTCCGTCATGCTTGCCACGAGCGGGATCGTCCCATTCGATTCCAAGCCATTCTCCGCTTGCAGGTGGTACTGGGCCACGGTAGCGAATTGTACCCTTTTGTTGGCCTATGGAGATGCGCTTGCCCACGAGCAAGTGCATTGCGGCGTGATGTGAGCAtgtgttggtctcggaACCAAGGAACGCTATTTCGTGCAACACAAGACGCGTTTTAGACGCTGTTGCTCGCACACTCGGCACTTGGttggcttcttcagccTTGCAAGAAAATATTCGGATCTCGGCAGCCTCACGCCTGTCAATCAACGCACCGAGGCTCCAAAGTCGTCATGAATTGCCACAGAAACCAGACACTGTCCTGTACAGTACACGATGCAGATTGTATACTGTAGCGCTGACTTTGACCTACTAGGCTGCACTTTCTTCTCACTATTGGGCTGGTGCAAAACTGGTGTGGCCTTATGAACTCGCGGTTTTGAGTCAGCGCATCCGTGAAAGCAATCGACGGAGACAGGCCAACGAGCGCGCACTAGTCATCACAATGAGCAGTGTTGTGAAGGTGAAGAGTGGGCTCTACAGTGCAGTAAAGTCTGAAGCACAGCGATCATTGTTGTTTATTTGTCATTCACCTTGAGTATGTAGAAGGGCTGAAGACGCCCCACCAGCCACCACGAAGAAGAGCGGCGGTCGACCAGTAGGCAGAGTGTAAAGCCGTTGGTCACGCTTCAGCATCGCTGAACAGAAACTCTCTGATGCAAAGGCATGGAATTAACGCTTGTCGTCTGATGGGCCTCCTGATCAAGCCTTCATTACAACCATGCTTATTTAATGCAGCATTCCAATTGCTTCATCCGGCTAGACGTTTTTGAGGCAACCGTACACACAATTTTGTCGTGGGTGTTCTGAGGTGGATTTGAGAGGATGGATCTGTTTCGTGAAGGGCACAAATCAGGTATAAGAGGAACAACCAAAGGGATTGACCTTTACTTACCGTTGTCAtctcatcctcttccactTTTCGCTACCCTAGTTCTTCTCCTACGTCGGGCTGGTCCCTAGATACACACACACCTTCTTTTTCTCTTGTATTTTGCCACAGCAGCCTTGACGGTCTGTTTTACAAACTTTTCTGCCACTTCATCGACTCTTCCTTCTACTCTTCTCAAGATGCGAACCACTCCTGCTCTGGCTCTCGTAGCCGCGTTCCTGGTCTCGTCGGCTGTTGGTGGTCTCATCTCGCCCGAAGCTGGTCGTGGACCTGGATATAACAAGTTGCATCGAAGGACTTGCCATGCAGGTGCTCACCACCACAAGCGACAGGGAGGCGACAAAGCTAGCACCCTAGCCGCCCCTGCTGCACCcgctgcacctgctgctcagGACTGGGCTGCCCCGGGAGGTGCAGGAGATGCTGGAAACGTTCAGCCCTCGACGGCGCCTGGCGATGCTGGAGCTTCGGGAGATGCTCAGCCTTCCAAGATGCACAAGAAAACGTCCAAGGGCAAGTGTGCTCTGAAGCACAAAGCTCAAGACTCAAACACGCCTGCTGGACAGGATAGCGATCTGCCTCCTGTCACTGATGCTGCTGGAAACGGTCAGGGCGCCGGACAAGGCACTCCTTCCTCTCCTGCCTCTCCTGATGGAAGTGCAGCCTCATCCAAAGGTGACGCGGGCTCTTCGGCTGGTCAGCAGCCTGGCTCTAACCCCGTGGGTCCTCCTGGTTTCGGGGACGAGGGAGCCGACAACCAAGATGCCCCAGATGGGTACAGTGTTGCTTCTCAGGCCGGCGACAGCAAGCCCCCGACTGACGGATCGGCGGGCGCTCAAGGCGACTCTGAAGCCAAGAAGCCCGACGACAGCCAAGGCAGTAGCGCTGATGGTTCGTCTGACGGCGACACGGTTGGCAGCGTAGGCTCGCAAACTTCCGAGGGTGCTCAGGGAGACGGAGTGCACTGCAAAGGTATTCGGGGCAGTACTACTTTGCCTTCCCAAGGTTCGATCAACCCGGGCTGGTTTAGCCCCGAGCTCATCCATCACGGACCTGGCACTCAGTTCGGCGGCCCTGGTCTGTGGCAAGGCGGAGCTTGCATGTACGATGACATGCCGCACCACGGTCTGCCGTCCATCGCTATGGATCAATCCTTCTATCAGGACGGTCTTGCGTGCGGAACCTGTGTCGAGATTGCCTCGACTGATGCTTCGCTCTTCCAGAACAGAGAGTGGAGCGTCGAGGAGCCTAAGCGCGGCACGCTTCCTGCTGGCAAAAAGACAATCGCGATTGTCAGCGATCTGTGCCCTAGCATCAACCAATGCTACTCTGGTCTCGACATGCACCTGGATGCTTGGAACAGCGTGACCAACAACGCTGCTGGTAGCAAACTTCCCATCAACTGGAGGTTTGTCAACTGCAAGGAGGCCTTTGAGAAGAGCAACAGCGggatcaagaagctgcagGTGCACTGGCGATCCGGTGCTAGCCCTGGCTTCTTCCAGGTTCAGATTCGAGGTCACCACGAGGCGGTGGTGAGGGTCGAGATGAAGTGGGGTCAGCAGGGATGGGTCGAAGCCACGCACGTTGACAACGCTTGGTGGAAGTGGGATCTGAAGGAGAACACGGCCAAGTTTGATCAGGCCTCGACACCCGTCGTTTTCAGGATCACCGACTGGCAGGG of the Mycosarcoma maydis chromosome 2, whole genome shotgun sequence genome contains:
- a CDS encoding uncharacterized protein (related to Vacuolar membrane protein), which produces MPPTASIAALASDPTLTPTPTPIIGAPEVDGDNCKLMGPFALFVQAVMGILVIGSLVYKRQREKPKRKWKIWALDVSKQMLGQLFVHILNIVLSDFVASGGGENPCSLYFLNILVDTTLGVFFIYIALKYVTYFLTERLGLEGFISGQYTPPLPSIVPASSTGPSTSAQSGSSRRAFRRGRPRIEYWLKQLASYLFVLFLMKMAVLVVFGFFPFLFDVGSWILGFFGSNKDFQVLFSMALFPLAMNVLQFWLIDSLLRHNPYTSAYSKINPDDQEFLNSSDSISHESRQPAEDVGGRTHSIGEDSDDETNDLDKQHIQPYASGPGRSRRRPSPQRSVTSDQPYDYPPPTDLYGSVHKSPPLRPSRPTDDMRRQASLTLSDAGSDTESGSQSIHQTLFNSKASLQPSETHHLKQVSRDGSSSSS
- a CDS encoding membrane protein involved in tumor formation, whose translation is MERHDGEEYIPAIFGGQPPHASQVISLMKFSQETTTWNLPIMIAQALLVSEVIRTYPAELRMLHRLFQRKHPNMAEIFFILIKYLTIFAVIFDILVTETFAARTDFDCRSWAWTSSTFYFMCSTLVFCVIGWRARIIFRTSQVASWSLSVGLMGQFAVAMWTNYRVDKADALTPAGTCAPAAQVHADASQRNAALQLHFWQSSTFWFLLYNTIFESSILMACCIKLRKTSSGPSGLTKIAKVLFSNNVHYMAGVETCNVIELVMLLGWTSSLPPVHITSIAIQIVVGLQMLIGEQEAVYSPTCSQLSYSQYSSDSGGYINKHHAATSSSNGTFSTPSRTLSYVKRPGTGTTVADIGCADASGGGQHGRKGTFSSISSVPAYVKANPIVETVSPQMPSKAQSQSIPYKREVEVTVDMSPVPPPPGPSPAPLPAPYM
- a CDS encoding cysteine-protease inhibitor — its product is MLFRSAFVLLIVAFASACLVQHVQAKQIPVRRSLSTDASMSSAAGKLNRRWWFGFTGSLGKEPDNGQVQIKIIPDALIIKNPPANKDDLNKLIENLKRKHPRFKTVVMPTDPNGDVVIWE
- a CDS encoding uncharacterized protein (related to PAC2 - microtubule effector required for tubulin heterodimer formation) — its product is MHLLVGKRISIGQQKGTIRYRGPVPPASGEWLGIEWDDPARGKHDGTSDDGTRYFNVRVPGSGSFIRPTASKLSSGCCFLSALRNKYSAPTDRSALTVQSVTPHQYSRKNIADIEIETPNLDRIALKTARLDRLREVGLSGWQHSSLPDMDAETSQDEQYNVATAFDEAQGSGPGSIRATCPNIRWLDLSRSLLPDWEEVSLIASELAQLKTLLLHFNRLQPPPKQIPTSWSERLGHVQDLRLDGTLIQWSEVLRLAPALRNLRSLHIGSNEITSLSKSSFRTEDRVEHQSGLNVFPCLTSLSLEGNAIESWSDLIYSLSPLASLETLNLDRNRISIIPAASSSMCKLAGLKQLYLRGNKVESWSSLENIAQWLGPGTSLEALHISTVPDDDNAQLSNTEDSQGELLSKYEYRDFRAIAIARLPMLRVLDKTEITLKERKDAELFVYTRFRGGDAYIIEGGIARQGSEEKVHLSEAEKFERFPRLLELAKLFDDEDPWPATDRDAEQRDKENNKKNTLRSKMLNVSVIASTASPESVVPHVTDKLAEKEDVQVLASTPLRLLKIKLANAVGVKVGQVDQVWALMEQALAPEPHGRDERSCDEGRERIVLELDDMSRSLDWYEVSSGDSLVLVTQA